A stretch of Manis javanica isolate MJ-LG chromosome 1, MJ_LKY, whole genome shotgun sequence DNA encodes these proteins:
- the MED7 gene encoding mediator of RNA polymerase II transcription subunit 7 — MGEPQQVSALPPPPMQYIKEYTDENIQEGLAPKPPPPIKDSYMMFGNQFQCDDLIIRPLESQGIERLHPMQFDHKKELRKLNMSILINFLDLLDILIRSPGSIKREEKLEDLKLLFVHVHHLINEYRPHQARETLRVMMEVQKRQRLETAERFQKHLERVIEMIQNCLAALPDDLPHSEAGMRVKTESMDPDDSNNCTGQNGQQRDNSGHRRDQIIEKDAALCVLIDEMNERP, encoded by the coding sequence ATGGGTGAGCCACAGCAAGTGAGTGCCCTTCCGCCACCTCCAATGCAGTACATCAAGGAGTATACAGATGAAAATATTCAGGAGGGCCTGGCTCCCAAGCCTCCACCTCCAATAAAAGACAGCTATATGATGTTTGGCAACCAGTTCCAATGTGATGACCTTATCATCCGTCCTTTAGAAAGTCAGGGCATCGAACGGCTTCATCCTATGCAGTTTGATCATAAGAAGGAACTGAGAAAACTCAATATGTCTATCCTTATTAATTTCCTAGACCTCTTAGATATCTTGATAAGAAGCCCTGGGAGTATAAAACGGGAAGAGAAGTTAGAAGATCTTAAGCTGCTTTTTGTACATGTGCATCATCTCATAAATGAATACCGACCCCACCAAGCAAGAGAGACCTTGAGAGTCATGATGGAGGTGCAGAAACGTCAGCGCCTTGAAACAGCTGAGAGATTTCAAAAGCATCTGGAACGAGTCATTGAGATGATTCAAAATTGCTTGGCTGCTTTGCCTGATGATTTGCCCCATTCAGAAGCAGGGATGAGAGTAAAAACTGAGTCAATGGATCCTGATGACAGCAACAATTGTACTGGACAGAATGGACAGCAAAGGGACAATTCAGGTCATAGGAGAGACCAGATTATAGAGAAGGATGCTGCCTTGTGTGTCCTCAttgatgaaatgaatgaaagaccatga